AGAACGACTCTGATGCACTCAAATCAGACGCAAACAAGCTTGAACAGCGAACGGATGCGCTCGAAGCCGACAGAGATGAGCTCAGGAACGGCAGCCTGAATCTCTCAGTATCAGAGCGCATCGACGTTCTCGAATCGCGGAACCAATCGGAAATCGAGACGGTTGTAGAGGCTGTTCTTGGCAAGAGTGGTCGTGACAATGGGAGCGACCAGTCTGGTGTGTTCGCGTTCATGCCCACCAATTACGAGCCCGGAACGACGACGGCCAACGCGACGATGGTCCTCCTCACGCAGACGGCAGAGAGCGAGACCTCGGCACAAGGGACAGCGAGTGATCGGCTCATCGAATCACAACTCGCGGTTCGTGACGTTACTCGCGGACAGTACGCTGACAACGCGTACGTCTTCGGAGCTGGGATCATCAGCGATGAGATCGAACGTTCAATGACCGACAGCCTCGTCATCGTTGGCCCACTGGCGCTGTTGTTCGTTCTCATCGTTCTCGTCATCGCCTACCGCGATCTGCTCGATATTCTTCTTGGTGTGTTCGGCATCACACTGGTTCTCATTTGGACGTTCGGATTCATGGGCTGGACTGGTATCTCCTTCAGCCAGATCTTTATCGCGGTTCCGGTGTTGTTGATCGGTCTGTCGATCGATTACGCGATCCACGTCTTCATGCGTCACCGCGAGTCGCGCGAGCAGATCAAGGGCGTCAGAAACTCGATGAACACTGCGCTTGGAGGAATTGCGAGTGCACTCGTTCTAGTGACTCTCACCGCAGTCATTGGCTTCCTTTCGAACCTCACTAGCTCAGTTCCGCCGATCCGCGAGTTCGGTATCGTGAGTTCGGTTGGCATCTGTGCCGCGTTGGTCATCTTCGGTGTACTCATTCCGGCATTGAAGGTCGAACTCGACAGTGCGCTGGAAGCACGCGGCTGGGATCGAACAAAGCGCGCGTTTGGAACCGGCGGTGGCGCGCTCGGATCACTCCTCTCTGGCGGTGCAACAGCCGCACGGCGGGCACCACAGGTTGTTCTCGTCGTCGCGCTCTTGCTGACGGTTGCAGGCGGTATCGGCGCATCGCAGGTCGATACCAGCTTCTCACAAGAAGATTTCCTCGCGGACGATCCACCAGCGTGGATGGATTCACTCCCCGAACCACTCGCTCCGAGCGAATACACTGCGAAATCGTCGCTTGAGTACGTCAACGACCATTTCTTACGAGAGGATTCGAACGCCGTCATCCTCATCAGGGGGGACGTCACTAACCCGAACGCGTTGACAACCGTCGAACGCGCCGAACAGAACGCGAGTGATCAGGATGCGACGGTCGTCCTCTCCAGTGGCCAAAGCGATATCGAAAGTCCGCTGTCTGTGATGGAGACAGTCGCAGCGGACAACGAATCGTTCAACGAAACGTTTGTGGAATCAGATACGAACGGCGATGGTGTTCCGGATACGAACCTCGAGCAAGTATACGATGCGCTGTACGAGACGAATCCGCAAGCGGCATCGTCGGTCGTCTACCGCAACGACGGTGAGTACGAAGCGCTACGTGTGTCCGTTTCGACCAAGGGTGGTGCAAGCGGCAATGAAGTGACCGAACAGATGCGCACTGTTGCCGGGACGTTCGAAGGATCGAATAATTTGCGAGCTATCGCAACCGGGCAGCCGATCGTGTTCAAACAGGTGCAAGACCAGCTTCTTGAGACTGTGGTCAAAAGTCTGCTCATCACGCTCGTTGTGACGTTCGTCTTCTTGATGTTCGTCTACCGGTTCCTTCACGGGAGTGCGCTGCTCGGGTTCGTGACGCTGTTGCCCGTCGGATTCAGCGTTGCGTGGATTCTCGGCACCATGTACGTGCTTTCCATTCCGTTTAACATGATCACGGGACTTATCACGAGTCTCACTGTCGGGTTGGGTATCGCCTACAGTATCCATCTCTCGGAACGGTACAGTCTCGAACTTCAGGAGGGAGCATCAGCCTGGCAAGCGCTGCAGACGGCTGTTACCGGAACTGGTGGGGCACTACTCGGAAGCGCCGCAACGACTGTCGGTGGATTTGGTGTGCTCGCGTTTGCGATTTTGCCACCACTCAGGCAGTTCGGTATCATCACTGGTTTGACCATTATTTACGCGTTCTTTGCGAGCGTGTTCGTCCTGCCGAGCCTGTTGGTCGTCTGGACGCGCTGGTTCGGACCGCGCGGTTCCATCCGATCGAGACCATCTTCGTTCAAATTTGGCGATGAAACACCATCAACAGACGATGACTGAACCAATGTCACCAACCGAGGACGACGCTATCAGCGCGCTGCAGCGTCTGGGGCTCTCGAAATACGAAGCATCGGTGTTTGTCGCGCTACAAAAGCTCGAAAACGGTACCGCAAGTGAAGTAGACCGAATCACGGACGTTCCACGTTCGCAGGTGTACGGCGCTGCAGAGCATCTCGAAGCACTGGGGCTCATCGAAGTGCAACAGTCGAATCCGATTCAGTACCGATCAGTCGACCTCGATGAAGCGCGAGCGCGACTCCGCGCACGTCTTGACAACGAGGAACAGAACGCGTTCGAATACCTCGAATCGGTCCGCGGTGAACACGCAGAAGACAGTGAGTCACAAGTGGATGTCTGGACGAGTCTCGGTGAAGCGACGGTCAGTAACCGCATCGTTGAACTTGTTGAAATGGCTGACGATCGGATTCTGTTTGGAGCGGCCGAGGAAACGATGCTGAGTGATGCGATCATGGATACGCTCACTACAGCCGCTGCTTCTGGCGTTGAGGTGACCGTCGTTAGCGAGAATCCGGCGGTCTGTGAACGATTTGCTGATGCCGATGGCATCAGAACACAGGTGATCCATGAAGATCCGATGATCGAAGGACATGGTGGACGTGTCCTCACCGTCGATGCTGAGACCGTATTGCTCAGCGTTCTCGGCAGCGAAGAACTCCCCGATCCTGACCGAGAAGCAGCCATCTGGAGCGCCGGAACTGGCTTTGCAACGATGCTCACTGGATTAATCGACCGTTGGTTTAACTACCATCTCGATTGACGCCACCTGCTTTTCACGATACTCGAACTACGCAGCATTCGGAGTTCTATTTTGTAGGAATATTGCAAATTCGTTGAAGGTGAGTGGTTTCGAATTATCCGGGAGATCCGTTTACTGATCGAACTATTTCTGGTCTTGAAGCGATCCTCGTTGTCGATTGCTCGTCGGATACTCGGATACTGTGGGGTATTCGGAGTCGTGATGGGCGACACTTCTCAGCTGATAGCAAAAACAGAAGAACACTACATTCAAATGGGCATAAATTGTACCTTGAATAGCAACTGAGCATGGCGATCATCGAAGCGGACGGACTGACGAAGTACTACGGTGAGACGCGGGGTGTCGAGAAGCTCAGGTTCTCTGTTCAGGAGGGAGAAGTGTTCGGTCTTTTGGGTCCGGACGGAGCCGGGAAAACGACAACGGTTCGAACGTTAATGGGCCTTCAAGTACCGACACGCGGGAGAGCGACTGTTCTCGATTACAACACCTTGGACCGCCGAGACCGTAGAGCGATGAAACGGGATGTCGGATATCTTCCGAGCGATCCGTCGTTCGATGAGAAGGTCACTGGTCGGCAGCTACTCACGCATCACGCATCGCTCAAGAGCGAGGAACGAATGGACGAACTCCTCGAACTGTTCGCTCTCCCCCTCGATCAGGTGATCGGGAAGTACTCTCGTGAGGATGTACAGGCGTTAGCGATCGTTCTTGCATTCATGCACGATCCTGACCTTGTTATCATGGACGAACCAACGACGGGGATGGATCACCTGCTGCGAGAGCGATTCTACGGGTTCCTCCATACAGAGCGAGAACGAGGGACAACTATTTTCTTAGCCTCAAATATTCTCAACAATGTCTGCAAAATATGTGACCGAGTCGCTATCATACGAAATGGCCATCTCGTCGGACTCGAAGACACTGAAACATTGCTCGATCGCGGTGGAAAGTCAGTTCGGGTGGAACTCTCCAATCCGGTCGATGTGGATGACTTCGAATTTGACGGTGTCCATGCTATCGAAATCGCTCAAGAAACAGAGGCTGTGTATTCGATGAACGACGATGAAGACCAGTTCCCGGCGGATAAAGCTAGGAGTGACGGACATGAGGATCGACAGTTCGTGTCTCAGGAGAGTGAAAACGTGGATGGATCTGCTGTCGGTCAGATAATACGGCCTCGAACGACTGTGCAGTTCACGTACACCGGGGAGTATGACGCGCTTTTCGAACAGTTCCGTGACTATACGGTCACCGATCTGAACATCGTAGAGGAACCACTGGAAGAGATCTTCACCCGTTGTTATGGCAAACGACTCGGGGCGGTCGAGGACGGTGGTAGCGATGTTTGAGATCACGAGGTACGAAACGAAGCGACGAATGCTCGGGACGGGTGCGATTACGATCGTTCTCGCAGGGCTTGCACTGTTGTTTTTCGCAATCGCTCCGGAAACAATCAGCCGAGGTGAACTTTCGGCCATTGCCGAGACGTATCCGAGATCAGTGCAGACCGCGTTCGGGATTGCAGCACTCGGGACAATCGAAGGACTCCTCGCAGTAGAGTTGTATCAGTTCGGTTGGGTGTTCTTGCTTGGTCTGTACTTCGCTCACAACGGTGGCTCGATGATTGCCGGTGACGTCGAAAGCGATCGCATGGAAATGCTGTTGTCGGCACCCGTCTCGCGCTCGAAAATCGTCCGCGAACGGTTTCTCTCGCTGTGCATCACGATGCTCGTAATTAACGTCGTTGTTGGGCTCATTGTCTATATTGGGACTATACTGATCGGTGAATCTCTCTCGCTCATCGATATCAGCGCAGTGCACGCACTCTCGATCCCATACTTGCTCGTCTGTGCGGCGATTGGTCTACTGTTTTCGGTCCACTCGAGTAAACAGAGTACTTCCAAGTGGGCGAGCACGGCCTGTCTGTTCGGCCTGTTCGTGCTTGAATCACTTTTCGGTGGCACCGAGCACGAGTGGCTCGCTGCTATTAGCCCTACGTACTACTACGATCCAACGGCGATTCTGGTTCACAACACGTACGATCTGACTGGCGCACTGATCCTCTTTATGACAACTGTCGTGCTCGTGAGTGTGGGCCGACTGCGCTTCAGGCAGATGGATATCCGATAACAAGTGATCCGTTCCTGATTTTGGCGTTGCTGCTAGCACGATCGATGATGCGTCTTACGAGCACAATTAAATACGACTGACTAAGTAAGAGTCAACCGCGTCAGCCAATCAACCGTACGTATCCGTTGACGAAATGAACGTATCCGGTGTTTTCGAGACGATCCAGTATCTGTATCGTGTTCTCTTCGTCGTACCCCGCACGCTGCAGCACCTGACTCGCTTGTTCTATTGTTAAACTCTCGTTCTCGTTTGTAGTCGTATTACGAAGTTCTTCGAGTGCGCTCTCGGTTGGTAAGGGGAGACTCGAACGGGCGAGTGTGAGATGTGATCTGAGCTGTGAAGCTGTCGGACCGATAGCTACCGAATCGCTCTCCTGATCGTAGTCGATAGCGTCTGCCGTGACCAGCTTCGGGATGTGACAGTGATAGAGTGACATGTACATTCTCTTTACCGTCTCAGCGGGAATGTCATCAAGAGCGGTCTGATGTTCCATCACGACACACTCGTCTGCTAAGTCGGGTAATGACATCGGCGATCCATAGCGATCGAGACACTCTATTACGTATCGACGACGATGATGCGACAGTAGCTCGAATAGATCGTCAGCCGGTAGACTCTCCGCCGAATCTTCCGCCGGCTCATCCCCGGTATCGCCCGCCACTACTGAATCCAAGGTAACGCCAGTAATGAATATTGCGAGCTTATATTGTCGGGTATCAATACAATTATTAATATATTTGAAAATAGTAGTTGAGGACATTCAATTTTTACCGATCTTAACTATCTGATTGCTAACGACGAGAATAAATCCATATTTAAGAAACTTATCTTTATGATTATATAGTCTTTTAATATAGACATATATTAATGAATGAAAACATTAACGTCGCTTCCTGACCGTGATAGGATGAATAATGGGAACGTACATCGTCCGCAAACGAGATTCGTTACAGTCGGTGTTGAACAAGTCTAAGAGAGGTGATGCCGTGGTCGTGACGGACGGATACGATGCAACGAATGATTCGTGGCCGGTGACGATCGATACGGAGATTCGCATCGAATCAAATCCCCACAACCGGATCGCCGTTCCCAGCGCAGGAGAGGCTTCGTTCATTCTCGATCTGAACGGATCGAACCGGCCGCCGGGCATTACCCTGGTGAATATGTACGTCGATGCGAACGGTGCCGATTCGGCCTTTCGAGTCCAGAACGCTCGGTTTTGCAACTTCGTCGGCTGTCTCGCAGAAAATGCAGCCCAGCACGGATATTTACTACTCAACCTCAATCACCCACCGAACAGTAACCGGTTTTTCTACTGTGACGCGCACTCGAATCGAGGGAATGGGTTCTTCATCGACGATCGCGCGCACAGCACGACGTTCGTTGGCTGTCGGGCGGTCGGGAACGACGGTCGGGGGGTCTGGTCACAGAATAATTACGCGAGTTCGTGGATCGGGGGCGGATTAGAGCGCAACGGCGATCAGGGTGCCTATATCGATGGGAGTGAGGTGTTCACGCTCTCAGACGCCTATATCGAGGGGAACGCCCAGAATACCTCTGATCAGGTCCTCTTTGCCAAGGCACAGACGGCGACGCTTGCCGAGACGTATATCAACGGCTATGACGCCCCCGAGACGAACGGCGTCCGCTTTCTGGAGTCGAACAACTGCTCGCTCCGGAATATCGAATATCGAGACCTGAGCGGACTGGTCGTGAACGACGACTCGCTCAATACGGATCTCCACCGCGATAGCCACTTTTCGCTCGACAGCACACCGTTTCTCGTCGCCGATACCGGCGAGCAGACGCGAAATTACGGCGTGCTCGAACCGACGGACCTCTCTGAAGTCACCGGTCGCTACGAAGGCGAGCGCGGCATCAACAACGGCACCACCGGTCCTTTCGGACTCGCGATCTGGAACGGCTCTGCGTGGGTGAGCATGCTGAACGGCATCGCTATCTGAGTGAGTGGCTCTTTTTTCACGTCAGGATGAACAATAGCGTCTCGCTCGTCTCAGAGTCGTCCGGTGATCGCGCGCAGTGAGGTTCCCCCGACGTAGACGGTTTCGTCGGCCACTGCGGGTGGGGCGAATGCGTTCGTCAGATCGTCGGTCGGCGCATCCAGCCGCCAGCGGATGCGCCCGTCAGCGAGGGCAAGCGCAGCGCCGCCTGTATAGAGGGTGCCATCGGCAATGGCTGGCGTCTGGACGGTGACGCGGCTGTCGTTGAACACCCGCTGCCACTGGACGGTCCCCGTCTCGGCCCCGAGCGCGAGCACGCGGGCGCGGCCCTCTGGCTGTGGCGTGCGGTCGTTAAAGCCGATGTAGACGGTTGCATCGTCCACCGCAGCGCCGGTCCATACCCCCGTTTGCGCGTTCAGTTGTCCCGCAGAGATCTGGTGAGACGGCTGCACGGTGTGGGTCCAGACGCGTGCGCCGTCGGTGCGTCGCCGTGCTTCGACCGTCGTCGCCGTTTCGGTTCCGTGGCCGACGTAGATGTAGTCGTCACCGACTGCTGGGGTGTTCTGACCCGTCGCCCGGTAGGTCACGCCCGCATCGACTGCCCAGCGGACATCGCCGGTCGTTGCTTCGAGCGCGGCTAGTTCATCGCCGGCGAGATAGACGGTCTCGTTTTCGACTGCCACCGGAGGGGCTTCGTAGCCGTTGATGCCAGAACGGCCCGTCTCGTGCGTCCAGAGGAGTGCACCGGTTGCGCTGTCGAGTGCATAGAGCCGGCCAACGGTGCCAGCCCCGAAGTTTCGCCCGATAATATACACGATATCGCCAGCGACTGTCGGTGCGCAAAAGGCCGCCGCCTGGCGGTCCGGCTCGAACCGCCACACCTCAGTCCCGGTCGCTGCTTCGAGCGCCACCACTGAGCTACGCCGAGCCGAAGCACGCCCGTGTGAGCCTTGCTGTGTGCAACCCACGTAGACGAGCGTTTCAGCCACGGCTGGCGTGCTCACGGATGTGAGGTCGCTATCGGCCATTCGCCACCGCTCCGCTCCGTCCTCAGCGGCGAGCGCGATGAGGCTGGTGCGGTCGCTCGCGTACACGGTCGAATCGGCCACAACGACCCCCGAGATCCGGGCGGCCGCCTCGTGCTGCCAGCGGAATGCGACGCTCGATTTCGGTCCCTTTGCCCCTCGTCGATAGCCCGTTTTGGTCGCGGTTCCCCCGGGTTGTGGCCACGTTCGTGGGGCTGTCTCAACTGCCGAGTGACCGCCAGCGCCTGCCTGATTGGACGGCTCCGTGCTGCTGGCGGCTCCTCGTCCCACCAGGTTGGCACCTGTAACCATGCCAATCCCCTTTATGACGCCCCGGCGGCTGACGTCGTCTCTACCCATACCTTCTATATGGGATCTTTGCGCATATAATTATGTATGAAAAATAAAACAAAAGCAGGTGGTACGAGTAGATATCATGTGGCCGTCTAAGCTTCTACTTTCCTACTGTACGTGATGTGTCCTCTCTACGACCGCAACGAGATATGGGGTAGGTCAATCTCATGATATATGTCTGGAATAGTAATCGCGTAAATGACCTGATCGTGTGTTGTTGTTGGGCGAATGTAGTTTGACACCATCTCTGACAGACTGTCAAGATGACATTCAAATAGCTAC
The nucleotide sequence above comes from Halocatena marina. Encoded proteins:
- a CDS encoding ABC transporter permease; this translates as MFEITRYETKRRMLGTGAITIVLAGLALLFFAIAPETISRGELSAIAETYPRSVQTAFGIAALGTIEGLLAVELYQFGWVFLLGLYFAHNGGSMIAGDVESDRMEMLLSAPVSRSKIVRERFLSLCITMLVINVVVGLIVYIGTILIGESLSLIDISAVHALSIPYLLVCAAIGLLFSVHSSKQSTSKWASTACLFGLFVLESLFGGTEHEWLAAISPTYYYDPTAILVHNTYDLTGALILFMTTVVLVSVGRLRFRQMDIR
- a CDS encoding MMPL family transporter, whose amino-acid sequence is MDVLDRVLNGVTRYSRLVIVVLLLATVVIGSGAPMVEQTSSLEEFQSGTSQAAHAQEYTTENFTEGSSNTTTVQVIVRDDNVISKASLIEQLELQQALRENETINKTLANDSQTVGVANVISTAAVQMDRAEQLKARADKLKQQGNAIQNRSEQLKQRSDALNESKSELEQRGEQLKQRGKKLEQRGEQLKQRGEELNQSQKKLQQRGEELEQRAKELNQSQRELEQRGAALKERADKLNESSRELQKDGQELEQRARALNQSQRQLERDGAALKQRADELNESRAGLEQRQQELEQRAQSVNETRASLTERRAELEQQWKELAADRKSGTVPPDELERRAQKLKQKSLDLANDTAALKERADRLQADRNELERDGAALRERAQSLNESRAELEQRKRQLEQEGKELEAESESLEQRKRQLEQEGEQLEADQNALEQDAQQLEAKGEQLKADKNALEQDAQQLEAKGEQLKADQNALEQDAQQLEAKQSALENDSAELKKRGQALQNDSDALKSDANKLEQRTDALEADRDELRNGSLNLSVSERIDVLESRNQSEIETVVEAVLGKSGRDNGSDQSGVFAFMPTNYEPGTTTANATMVLLTQTAESETSAQGTASDRLIESQLAVRDVTRGQYADNAYVFGAGIISDEIERSMTDSLVIVGPLALLFVLIVLVIAYRDLLDILLGVFGITLVLIWTFGFMGWTGISFSQIFIAVPVLLIGLSIDYAIHVFMRHRESREQIKGVRNSMNTALGGIASALVLVTLTAVIGFLSNLTSSVPPIREFGIVSSVGICAALVIFGVLIPALKVELDSALEARGWDRTKRAFGTGGGALGSLLSGGATAARRAPQVVLVVALLLTVAGGIGASQVDTSFSQEDFLADDPPAWMDSLPEPLAPSEYTAKSSLEYVNDHFLREDSNAVILIRGDVTNPNALTTVERAEQNASDQDATVVLSSGQSDIESPLSVMETVAADNESFNETFVESDTNGDGVPDTNLEQVYDALYETNPQAASSVVYRNDGEYEALRVSVSTKGGASGNEVTEQMRTVAGTFEGSNNLRAIATGQPIVFKQVQDQLLETVVKSLLITLVVTFVFLMFVYRFLHGSALLGFVTLLPVGFSVAWILGTMYVLSIPFNMITGLITSLTVGLGIAYSIHLSERYSLELQEGASAWQALQTAVTGTGGALLGSAATTVGGFGVLAFAILPPLRQFGIITGLTIIYAFFASVFVLPSLLVVWTRWFGPRGSIRSRPSSFKFGDETPSTDDD
- a CDS encoding TrmB family transcriptional regulator, which codes for MTEPMSPTEDDAISALQRLGLSKYEASVFVALQKLENGTASEVDRITDVPRSQVYGAAEHLEALGLIEVQQSNPIQYRSVDLDEARARLRARLDNEEQNAFEYLESVRGEHAEDSESQVDVWTSLGEATVSNRIVELVEMADDRILFGAAEETMLSDAIMDTLTTAAASGVEVTVVSENPAVCERFADADGIRTQVIHEDPMIEGHGGRVLTVDAETVLLSVLGSEELPDPDREAAIWSAGTGFATMLTGLIDRWFNYHLD
- a CDS encoding ABC transporter ATP-binding protein encodes the protein MAIIEADGLTKYYGETRGVEKLRFSVQEGEVFGLLGPDGAGKTTTVRTLMGLQVPTRGRATVLDYNTLDRRDRRAMKRDVGYLPSDPSFDEKVTGRQLLTHHASLKSEERMDELLELFALPLDQVIGKYSREDVQALAIVLAFMHDPDLVIMDEPTTGMDHLLRERFYGFLHTERERGTTIFLASNILNNVCKICDRVAIIRNGHLVGLEDTETLLDRGGKSVRVELSNPVDVDDFEFDGVHAIEIAQETEAVYSMNDDEDQFPADKARSDGHEDRQFVSQESENVDGSAVGQIIRPRTTVQFTYTGEYDALFEQFRDYTVTDLNIVEEPLEEIFTRCYGKRLGAVEDGGSDV
- a CDS encoding PQQ-binding-like beta-propeller repeat protein, whose translation is MGRDDVSRRGVIKGIGMVTGANLVGRGAASSTEPSNQAGAGGHSAVETAPRTWPQPGGTATKTGYRRGAKGPKSSVAFRWQHEAAARISGVVVADSTVYASDRTSLIALAAEDGAERWRMADSDLTSVSTPAVAETLVYVGCTQQGSHGRASARRSSVVALEAATGTEVWRFEPDRQAAAFCAPTVAGDIVYIIGRNFGAGTVGRLYALDSATGALLWTHETGRSGINGYEAPPVAVENETVYLAGDELAALEATTGDVRWAVDAGVTYRATGQNTPAVGDDYIYVGHGTETATTVEARRRTDGARVWTHTVQPSHQISAGQLNAQTGVWTGAAVDDATVYIGFNDRTPQPEGRARVLALGAETGTVQWQRVFNDSRVTVQTPAIADGTLYTGGAALALADGRIRWRLDAPTDDLTNAFAPPAVADETVYVGGTSLRAITGRL
- a CDS encoding right-handed parallel beta-helix repeat-containing protein, with product MGTYIVRKRDSLQSVLNKSKRGDAVVVTDGYDATNDSWPVTIDTEIRIESNPHNRIAVPSAGEASFILDLNGSNRPPGITLVNMYVDANGADSAFRVQNARFCNFVGCLAENAAQHGYLLLNLNHPPNSNRFFYCDAHSNRGNGFFIDDRAHSTTFVGCRAVGNDGRGVWSQNNYASSWIGGGLERNGDQGAYIDGSEVFTLSDAYIEGNAQNTSDQVLFAKAQTATLAETYINGYDAPETNGVRFLESNNCSLRNIEYRDLSGLVVNDDSLNTDLHRDSHFSLDSTPFLVADTGEQTRNYGVLEPTDLSEVTGRYEGERGINNGTTGPFGLAIWNGSAWVSMLNGIAI